A genomic segment from Saccharomyces eubayanus strain FM1318 chromosome IX, whole genome shotgun sequence encodes:
- the SHQ1 gene encoding Hsp90 cochaperone SHQ1: MITPRFSITQDGEFLFLKIFISNIRFNATGLEIVIQENMVVFHLSPYYLRLRFPHELVDDERSTAQYDSKDECINVKIGKLNKDEYFEDLDLPTKLLARQGDLVGADALAEAPDENKNHKPLIQEIGGDDTNIKPTEDVKTIGQMGEGFNWEIEQKIDSTLDDGLLKTKYGFDNLYDTVISISISNGNDINELDDPEHAKANDRVIERLRKESLKFDPEYYVSEHMTNKYGNEEDLEINGIKELLKYTPSIVKQYLKWYKNCPNPNLVMPVEFTDKEQKQMQDNLPKKTYLVEDVKPLYVTILNILFSYMFELIENEGTHTTESAWTMGKLCPQISFLDQQLKQTNELQDGLKEISDESKDVSIIKLAIITGIRRALSYPLHRNYDLAMKAWTFVYYILRGGKRLVIRALLDIHETFRFHDVYYVYEKVLLGDLTSWFISQGSENVIRSLALEMRKEQDSINRQDIEFECIASFNEQTGEPEWETLSIREMEILAESEYQQQQQPQQ; the protein is encoded by the coding sequence ATGATAACACCGAGATTCAGTATAACACAGGATGGAGAGTTTTTATTCCTTAAAATATTCATAAGTAATATTAGGTTTAATGCAACAGGGTTAGAAATCGTCATCCAGGAAAACATGGTCGTCTTCCATTTATCGCCGTACTATTTGAGATTGAGATTTCCTCACGAATTGGTTGATGATGAGAGGTCTACAGCACAATACGATTCCAAGGACGAGTGTATTAACGTGAAGATAGGtaaattgaataaagatgaatattttgaagatctAGATTTACCAACAAAATTATTGGCCAGGCAAGGCGACCTTGTGGGTGCTGATGCATTGGCTGAAGCCCctgatgaaaacaaaaaccaCAAACCACTTATTCAAGAGATCGGTGGCGATGATACGAATATTAAGCCCACGGAAGATGTGAAAACTATTGGCCAAATGGGGGAAGGTTTCAACTGGGAGatagaacaaaaaatagattCCACTTTGGATGATGGactattgaaaacgaaataCGGGTTCGATAACTTGTATGACACCGTAATATCCATATCAATAAGTAACGGAAACGATATCAATGAGCTAGACGATCCTGAACATGCTAAAGCCAACGATAGAGTCATTGAAAGGCTGAGAAAGGAGAGCTTAAAATTTGACCCTGAGTATTACGTTTCTGAACACATGACTAACAAATACGggaatgaagaagatttagaAATTAACGGTATCAAAGAATTACTAAAATATACGCCCTCCATTGTCAAGCAATACTTGAAATGGTACAAGAACTGTCCGAACCCAAATCTTGTCATGCCAGTAGAGTTTACTGACAAGGAACAAAAGCAGATGCAGGACAACTTACCCAAGAAAACTTACCTCGTGGAAGATGTCAAACCACTTTACGTCACCATACtcaatattctttttagtTACATGTTTGAACTAATTGAAAACGAAGGCACGCATACCACTGAAAGCGCTTGGACCATGGGGAAGTTATGCCCGCAAATATCGTTTCTAGATCAACAGCTGAAGCAGACAAATGAACTGCAGGATGGATTGAAGGAGATATCCGATGAAAGCAAAGACGTTTCTATCATCAAGCTTGCCATCATAACGGGTATCAGGAGAGCTCTAAGCTACCCGCTACATAGAAATTACGACTTGGCAATGAAGGCGTGGACGTTTGTGTACTATATTCTACGTGGTGGTAAGAGACTGGTCATACGAGCATTATTGGACATTCATGAAACATTTCGTTTCCACGACGTGTATTACGTCTACGAAAAAGTGCTTCTGGGTGATCTCACCTCGTGGTTCATCTCTCAGGGTAGTGAAAACGTCATAAGAAGTCTGGCCCTGGAGAtgagaaaagaacaagactCGATTAACAGGCAGGATATCGAATTCGAATGCATTGCTTCGTTCAACGAACAAACTGGCGAACCAGAGTGGGAGACACTGAGCATCAGGGAAATGGAAATCCTTGCTGAGTCTGAATatcagcaacaacagcagccCCAGCAATGA
- the DPH1 gene encoding 2-(3-amino-3-carboxypropyl)histidine synthase, with the protein MSDSTESKKQPRRRFIGKKSVGGNSDKLTTVAENGNEIVHKQKSRISLARSINHVPDDILNDKDLNEAVKLLPSNYNFEIHKTVWNIRKHNAKRIALQMPEGLLIYSLIISDILEQFCGVETLVMGDVSYGACCIDDFTARALDCDFIVHYAHSCLVPIDITKIKVLYVFVTINIQEDHIIKTLQKNFPKGSRIATFGTIQFNPAVHSVRDKLLNDENHILYIIPPQIKPLSRGEVLGCTSERLDKEQYDAMVFIGDGRFHLESSMIHNPEIPAFKYDPYNRKFTREGYDQKQLVEIRSDAINTAQKGKVFGLILGALGRQGNLNTVNNLEKNLIAAGKTVVKIILSEVFPQKLAMFDQIDVFVQVACPRLSIDWGYAFNKPLLTPYEASVLLKRDVMFSEKYYPMDYYEAKGYGRGETPKHAIEYSN; encoded by the coding sequence ATGAGTGACTCTACGGAATCCAAGAAGCAACCAAGAAGGAGATTTATTGGCAAAAAGTCTGTTGGTGGGAATTCCGATAAACTAACCACGGTTGCTGAAAATGGTAATGAAATTGTCCATAAGCAAAAGAGTAGAATCTCCTTGGCTAGGAGTATCAACCATGTGCCtgatgatattttaaacGACAAAGATTTAAATGAAGCCGTCAAATTATTACCTTCCAACTACAACTTTGAAATTCACAAAACTGTGTGGAACATCAGAAAACATAATGCCAAGAGAATAGCACTGCAAATGCCCGAGGGGTTACTTATTTACTCATTAATTATTAGTGACATTCTAGAACAGTTTTGTGGCGTAGAGACTCTAGTAATGGGGGATGTTTCCTATGGTGCATGTTGTATCGATGATTTTACTGCGAGAGCGTTGGACTGTGATTTTATTGTGCATTATGCCCATTCGTGTTTAGTGCCTATTGACATCACAAAGATCAAAGTATTATATGTGTTCGTTACGATAAACATTCAAGAAGACCACATCATTAAAACATTacagaaaaattttcccaAAGGATCCAGGATTGCCACATTTGGTACTATTCAATTTAATCCTGCGGTACATAGCGTGAGAGATAAACTACttaatgatgaaaatcaTATACTGTACATTATTCCTCCTCAAATTAAGCCTTTGTCAAGGGGTGAAGTGTTGGGTTGTACCTCAGAAAGATTAGATAAGGAACAATACGATGCTATGGTTTTCATTGGTGACGGTAGATTCCATTTAGAGTCTTCAATGATTCATAATCCAGAAATCCCAGCGTTTAAGTACGACCCATACAATAGAAAGTTTACTAGGGAAGGATACGACCAGAAACAACTGGTGGAAATTAGATCAGATGCTATCAATACTGCCCAGAAGGGGAAGGTATTTGGCCTAATTCTTGGTGCATTAGGTAGACAAGGTAACCTGAACACTGTAAACAATTTGGAGAAAAACTTGATTGCGGCAGGTAAAACCGTGGTGAAGATTATCCTTAGCGAAGTTTTTCCACAAAAATTGGCCATGTTTGATCAAATCGATGTTTTTGTTCAAGTTGCATGCCCTAGATTATCCATCGATTGGGGGTATGCCTTCAATAAACCACTATTAACACCATATGAGGCTAGTgttttattgaaaagggaTGTTATGTTTAGCGAAAAGTATTATCCAATGGACTACTATGAAGCTAAAGGGTATGGACGTGGTGAAACCCCGAAGCATGCAATTGAATATTCTAATTAG